The Podospora pseudoanserina strain CBS 124.78 chromosome 7 map unlocalized CBS124.78p_7, whole genome shotgun sequence region TACATCGTGGATAACCAGGCCACAGCGACGATGCTGTCTGATCACCTGTACAAGAATTACGGCGGTAGACTTACCTTTGTGCCCCTCGAACAGATTCGCCCAAGGCAGGTTAAGATGCCGAGGGCGTCCGACGCCCAGCCCCTCATCAGCAAGATTGAGTTCGACCCATTATATGAGAAAGCATTCCAGCAAGTATTTGGCCGGACCATCATCTGCCCAAGTCTGGCTATCGCTTCTCAGTACTCACGCTCACACGGCCTTGACGCCATCACTCCCGAAGGCGACACAACCAACAAGAGGGGTGCAATGACGGGTGGTTATGTCGATGCCAGGAGATCACGTCTGGACGCGGTTCAAAAGGTCAGCAAACTGCGTGAGATCTACGAGGCACAGTTGGCAGATGCTGCCAAAATTAGAAAGGAGATCGAGGTGATAGATCAGAAGGTCACGGCAGCAAGGGGCGAGGAAACCAAGATTCAGCAACAAATGCGCCGCTTCGACCAGGACTATGACCCTCTCAAGGGCGAGCTTCAGAGCAAAAATTCGCAGCTTGAACGCCAGCGGGCTCATCACGAGTCTGCATTGTCACACTTGGCCGAAGTGGAGAAGAACATGAAGGAGTTGGACGATTCCATTCTGGCATCGCAAAACGAATTGGCCCAGGACTTTAAGAAGACCCTGTCAGCGAGTGAGGAGCAAGAGCTCGAGCGCCTAGGCAATGAGTTGAGCGCTCTGCAGAAGGAGTTCAAGGCGATCAGCACAAAGCGGATTGATCTTGAAGGTCGCAAAAAGTCTCTTGAGCAGGAGCTGAACACCCATCTCCGACCTCAGGAAGATCAACTTCGAAGTCAGGCTTTCGAGGCCACGACGGCAGGTGGTACTGAAAGCTTCAAAGACGCTCAGAAGGAACTCAAGAAGGCTCAAAagctggcggcggaggcggaggcgtcTTTGAAGGAGAACGAGCAGCAGACGGAGCAGACAATCAGTGAGCTGACCCAGGTAGAAACTCAAAAGGCGCAAAAGGAACAGGAGCTTCAGGAACTGCAAAGGCGTATTGAGCAATaccagaagaagatggagaaggctaTTCAGACGAGGGCTCGCCTCATCAGCCAGGCTGCTGAGTATGCCAAGAATATTAGAGATTTGGGTATTCTGCCTGAGGAAGCTTTTGGCAAGTATGAGAAGATGAAATCCGAGCAGGTAAGCAACCGAGTATGTTGGGGTGAGTTGATTGGAACGCTAGCTGACATGTCTCCAAACAGATCGAAACCAGACTTGCCAAGGTCAACCAAGCCCTCAAGAAGTACAAGCACATCAACAAGAAGGCCTTTGATCAGTACAACAGCTTTACCACACAGCGAGACAACTTGCTGAAGCGCCGGAAAGAACTTGATACCTCGCAGGCCTCTATTGAGACGCTCATTGAGCATCTTGATCAGGAGAAGGACGAGGCCATTGAGCGTACCTTCAAGCAGGTGTCGAAGGAATTCTCCACCATCTTTGAGAAACTTGTTCCAGCTGGTCACGGACGTCTTGTCATTCAACGCAAGGCGGACCGTGCCAAGAACAGAGCTGCGAATAATGActcggatgaggagggtgtcaGTGGGGTTGAGAGCTATACTGGCGTTGGCATCAGTGTGTCTTTTAACTCGAAGGTCATGGACGAGCAGCAGAAGATTCAGCAGCTCAGTGGTGGTCAGAAGAGTGAGATTTCTCTCGGCATTTCAATCTGACATGTGTATGTATGACTAACCAAGGAATTTATAGGTTTGTGCGCTCTATGCTTGATTTTCGCCCTCCAAGCGGCAGAGTCCAGCCCGTTTGTCATCTTTGACGAGGTCGACGCCAACCTCGACGCACAGTACCGTACGGCAGTGGCCAGTCTCTTGCAGTCGATTTCGGAGGAGCAAAAGACGCAGTTTATCTGCACGACTTTCAGGCCGGAGATTGTGCATGTTGCTGACAAGTGCTACGGTGTGACGTTTCACAACAAGACGAGCACGATTGACTGTGTGAGGACGGAGGATGCGCTCAACTTTGTTGATGGGCAGAAgaagtaggtaggtaggtagatagtGTGTGGGAAGGAAATATGTGACATGGTTGTATGTTTGTTTATGTGTTTAGGAGGGAATAAAAGGGTTGGCGTTGGTTTTGTGTTTGATGGTATAAGGTGGGTGTGTGGTCCATATCCAAGGGTATGGTATGGCTATGTGTTTTGCTGGCTTTGAAGCGAGGCGAGTGAGGATGTCTAGCTATTCGGGACATGGTTTACAATACAATGGTTATTTGCTGCTACTCAAGGCcagtgttgatgatggtcaTTCATTCAATTAGCATTTTGGTTCTCTGTTCGGTCGATAGGTACCTAGTTCAAGGGAAACGGAAGGTGATCTTGGATGCTCAGAGAAAAGACATTCTCAGGGGCAAAGGAGCAGACtgacacctcccccccttcttttcggCAGGCAGCTGTGCTTGGGAGCTTTGACACAGAGGCTTCTAGAAGCTACCCCACCATGATGTTGGTTAACGAGCGACGACTGCGGGGCTGTGAAACCTGTCCCAAGTTCCCAAGCAGTTGGATCAACATCCCATTCCCTTATCAACTGTTTGTTTTCAAGAGGCAACTCTTTTTACTTTCTTCCACTTATCTCCCAAACCATAGTCGAACAAAATCACAGCAACCATGCCTGTAGACTACAGCAAGTGGGTAAGTTACTTTCATCGTATCTatcccccaaccacctctccccaaccagAGCCAACTATTGACCAACTATGACTGATTAGGACGCCCTCGAGCTCTCGGACGACTCCGACATCGAAGTGCACCCCAACGTCGACAAGCGCTCCTTCATCCGCGCAAAGCAGAACCAGATCCACCAGCAGCGCCAAGAGCGCAAGCTCCATATCGAGCAGTACAAGTACGAGCGCATCGTCAACAATGGGCTCATCTCGCGCATCTCGGGCTTGCTTTCGGCCCTCCAGTCCCATGCTGACGAGGCCAAGACCAAAAACCCGGCCGAGGTTGCCTTcagggcggtgatggagtcGGCTGCGGGGTTGGATCCGAAGGATGACATGCCGCCTCCACGGCCGGAGGCGCTGCAGGCggctgttgggggggagcCGCTGCCGAGTTATACCAAGATGATGGCTACGTTGCTTGATCAGGTGAATAAGGCTTTGgatgagaggggggtgggacaggaggggaggt contains the following coding sequences:
- the SMC3 gene encoding Structural maintenance of chromosomes protein 3 (EggNog:ENOG503NWDY; COG:D); translation: MHIKQIIIQGFKSYKEQTVIEPFSPKTNVIVGRNGSGKSNFFAAIRFVLSDAYTNMSREERQALLHEGSGSAVMSAYVEIIFDNTDKRFSEPGDEVVIRRTIALKKDEYSVDRKVQTRADVLKILETAGFAKENPFYIVPQGRIAAITNMKESERLNLLKEIAGTNTYDDRRIQSLKIMAETNSKRDKIDETLVYIKERLRELEEEKDELRDFQDKDRERRCLEYAHWHRLQKTNAETLEQVEEARQGGAGASTKDRAQLRKTEKEIAVLDQKAHELRQALEYLTIERRQLDDDRKDAARARAKAELKTKHLDESRHVREQTRQRQEAELQEVRQKIQQAEAELVRVQPEYEKLKAEEAEIKTQRDSVAAGRKRLLVKQTRSSQFKNKAERDAYLRNEIQEATSSLGLQKANAMDAREQVQQVESSIAQLEQSIQHIRARMESYGGNRTALFEKLTKAQEAREQLEEERKRLRREDDRLSSQISSTRMDRDQAESHLSHAMDSATSKGLATIRRLKQEKNIPGAYGTLAELMNVPMDAYKLPVEQVAGNSLFHYIVDNQATATMLSDHLYKNYGGRLTFVPLEQIRPRQVKMPRASDAQPLISKIEFDPLYEKAFQQVFGRTIICPSLAIASQYSRSHGLDAITPEGDTTNKRGAMTGGYVDARRSRLDAVQKVSKLREIYEAQLADAAKIRKEIEVIDQKVTAARGEETKIQQQMRRFDQDYDPLKGELQSKNSQLERQRAHHESALSHLAEVEKNMKELDDSILASQNELAQDFKKTLSASEEQELERLGNELSALQKEFKAISTKRIDLEGRKKSLEQELNTHLRPQEDQLRSQAFEATTAGGTESFKDAQKELKKAQKLAAEAEASLKENEQQTEQTISELTQVETQKAQKEQELQELQRRIEQYQKKMEKAIQTRARLISQAAEYAKNIRDLGILPEEAFGKYEKMKSEQIETRLAKVNQALKKYKHINKKAFDQYNSFTTQRDNLLKRRKELDTSQASIETLIEHLDQEKDEAIERTFKQVSKEFSTIFEKLVPAGHGRLVIQRKADRAKNRAANNDSDEEGVSGVESYTGVGISVSFNSKVMDEQQKIQQLSGGQKSLCALCLIFALQAAESSPFVIFDEVDANLDAQYRTAVASLLQSISEEQKTQFICTTFRPEIVHVADKCYGVTFHNKTSTIDCVRTEDALNFVDGQKK